The stretch of DNA GTTTGGTATGCAGCATGCAGGTGGGCCCTCTTATGGTCTCTAAGGCCGATGGAAACTTTCTAGACATTATGACTCTTGTGTGACATAGATTAAGACGTACCTGTTCCTTGAAGAGGGTCTAGATGGATCTGCATACAGCTGGATAGCAGAAAGATACGGCACATAATACTGAATCACAGAGTCTCTGCCATTTAACACCAGTGGAACACCAGCCCCATAAGCACTCCATTCCATGAAAGATTCCCAAAGATCTCTAAGGCAGAAATAAGGCCTTGAATCCATAGCATCATCACTTTGCCGCAACCTTGAGCTTGTCTGCAGCAgcccaaagaaaaagaaaagaaaaaaagagcttCTTTAATAGGAAGTGGTCTTTCAACCAAAGAACTGAAAATCTTCACGCAAGGAGAATATAGCACATATAGCACTACATGATTTAGAAATAAGTTGTTCTGCCAATTGCAGAATGCAGAGTGTAATTATTCTTCAGAGTTCACAGAAATGCAAAATTTAGAGATAGCTAAGGGCATACATGCATTAAATGATACTGCAGATGTGACCACATGACCTGAGTAATTTACTAGATTGAAGAATCAACAAGCAAAagttacactagttgttcaGAGATTAAGAAATTGGAAGGTTGAGAGTGTCCCTTTCCCATTTCACCACAATGGTCACTAACAACATGTGAAGTATAAAACATAGCTGAAAACTAAGACCTAAAGTGCTATACGGAGCAGCACTGGATGTACATATTTTGGCGATAACCAATCTATATCAAATTATAATAAGCAGTTCTGGTCATCACCCTACATCAAAGAATGATTGTGGCTTCAATACATATCGATCAGAGCTAAACAAAAACTTTAGACAATTCCAAATTATGAACCATTCTCTGATCTTAATTGCAGTGTTTCTCCAGAATCATCGGCTTGCCTATGCAAATGCAGCAGAGATGGTAAAGACTATACAATTTCATCAGATCCCTTACTTATCAGACACAACGGATACCACACTGCAGCCAACTGAAGTAGCAAAGAGTTTAAGCCCCAGAATACCTTGGGCAAGTACAGTGCGGGCACCGAGGGCGTCGTGGAGGTAAGAAATCTCTCTAAATTCccagcctcctccgccgctgcgGCACCCACCGTGGTCACATTCACCTCAACCGCTGTGGTggtggtcgccgccgcggacgccacCGACGGCTTCGATGACGTCGTCGACGAGGAGTCGTCGGAATCCACCCGGCTGTCTACATCCAACGACGCGTCCACAGCTACGGCGATAGcccccggcggtggcggcggaggcttcTGCCTCGCCGACCGCGGAGACGGCGACGGGGACAGCGATGGGGACGCGGACCGCTGCCCCTGCagccgctgctgcagctgctggcgGCGCACATGGGGAGGGCTGTAGAATCGGTTCTCGGGGACGGTACGGGAGGAGGAAGCAGTGCCGCCGGATGAGcctgccatggcggcggcggcgagagggatGGGTAGGTGGGGCTGGGCTAGGGTTTTGCGGGGACTGGGATTGGGGAATTGGGATGATTAGGGGTAGGGTTTTGGTGGCTTTGAGCGCTTTTTAATACGGGGCTTTGGATCTGAGACGAGCGAGCGACCGAGCgacgggaggggagggagcgcaggcgagcgaaGACGAGGAGGCGAGGAGAATCGCGGGAAGAGGGAGCGACGGGCGCTAGTACGTGTTTGGTTGCAGactataaaaattttgaaaaaacatctttctatatttgaagtactaaatataaactaatcacaaaaataattacagaactcgtctgtaaatcacgagacgaatctaatgagtttaattaatctgtcattagaggttatttactgtagcattactgtagcaatttagcatctaattataacctaattagattcattagattcgtctcgccatttacagacagcagtcgcaatgcgttttttatttcgtctagatttaagtctccatgcaggtgccgaaaaaattttttggaatttggaatttgggaaccaaacacggcctaaaaTGGCTCATAATCCTCGGTTTTCTTCTATCTCGAGGCAGACCACAAGTAGGAATCTTGTTGAGTACTACTCTGATTGTTGTTCTAAGCTTACTAAGTGCTTGAATTCTGGTGTTACCTCTGTTGCTATCACATCTGATATATGGTCGGGTAACGCTAAGGAGGACTACCTTAGTATAGTTGTTCACTTTGTTAATTCTGAGTGGCTACTAGAGAAAAGAATTCTAGGTTTGAGGCTTATAGATGTGTCACACAATGGTGACAACATTGCTGAGCGTGTGCATGTTGTGCTGGAGGAGTATGGTCTAACTGAGAAAGTTATATCTGTTACTTTGGATAATACATCTGCTAATGCTTCTGCTATGACCATTTTGACTCCTAAAATTTCTAGTTACATGGGTACTATTTTCCTGCATCAAAGATGTGCTTGCCACATAATTAATCTAATTGTGAAGTCTGGGTTGAAGAGATTAAGCCCTTACTTTGATGCATTTAGAACAACAATATCTTTTTTGAACTCTTCTAACCAGCGCATTGCTGCGTATAAAAGTTACTGCATTGCAGTTAATCAACGTCCTAGGAAGTTTGGTTTGGATATGGATGTGAGGCGGAACTCTACCTACCTCATGCTTAAGCATCTTGTCCCTCATAAGAGTAGTTTCAGCGTGTTTATCCAAACTCACTACCCAAGAGGAGAAGGTGATCCTATGTTGTTGACAGAATCACACTGGTATGTTGCTGAACACATCTTGTCATTTCTTGAGCTATTCTATGATTCAACTGTTGCACTGTCTGCTGTGTATGATCCTACATCTGCTCAAATCTTGCATCATATAATTGAGATAGATGGATACCTAAACAAATATAAAAATGATAATTTGCTTAGATTAGTGGTTGTGCCTATGAAAGATAAGTTTCTTAAGTACTGGAGGGACATACCTATGCTTTACTCTATTGCATTCATAATGGATTCTAGAGCTAAGATTAGGGGTTTTAACAAAGCTCTAGCTCTGCTGTCTAACCTCTCTGGTACTAATTACTCTCCATACTTAACTGAGGTAAGAGCTCAACTTTCTACCATGTTTAACAAGTATGACAGCAAGTTTGGTACAGTGAGGATGCAAAGGCCATCACAGCCAGCCAGTTCtggtaagaaaaaaaatgcctGGGGTAAGATTTATGGTCCTGATTCTGATTCTGATTTTGGTCAATCAAACTTTGGACTTAATTCTGGTAATGTTCCCTTTCCCTATACCCCCTCCCCTTTATCTAGAAGATCTTCTGCAAGTGCATTGCTTCAAGCAGCAATCACTGGTGCTGGTCTTGGTATTAGCTCTGAACTAACTTCCGACTTGGATAGTGACAATATTACCCTCTTtgatgatgatttcaacatcCTTAACCGGTGGCATGAGTACAAACAAACCTACCCAGTTCTTTCAATCTTAGCTAAAAATGTTTTATCTGTGCCTGTCTCTACCATATCTTCGGAGTCTGCTTTTAGTTTAACTGGCAGGATCATCGAGGAGCGCCAGCGACGACTGTCCCCTGAAATGGTGGAGATGCTATCATGCATCAAGGATTGGGAGGCCGTTGAATCAAGAGCGCAGCATGCGGTGGAGGATAAAGAGCTCGAAGAAAGTTTCGATGAGATGTATCGTGATGGATGATCTGTAATGTGTGTGCAGCTGTGTGCTGAATTTGAACTATGTAATATCTAATAATGAACACTTTTAAGTATTGATTGAGCTGGGCTGTACTCTTTTCCTATCTAGGGTTTCTCACGAGATGTGAGTTTTACCTAGATAgatttttaatgaggcagccaTTGCACCAGCTCACACTTTTAAAAATTTGTTTGTCTCTTTGTGCTTGTGGTTTTGATTTGAGGTTCTGACTTCTAAGATTATTTGATATGCTTGTGGATTTGATCTAAGCTTCTAAGATCATGTTTTCACATGACTTTGGTTGGATTGTATATTTTGTTATGAGTTTGATCATATTTTATCTTTTTGTCTAGAAATTTGAAATTGTCTTTCAATTCTGAATGTTTTGAGTGTTTTTGTGACTTAGTGCCTGGGCCGGCACGGTCACGGCGTGCTGGCCGTGCTAGCGGCACGACACGGCACGGATAAGTGCCTATAGTGTCGTGCCTGGGTCGATTGGCCGGCATGTAgtgccggcacggcacgactaAGCTGTCGTGCCAGCCGTGTCGTACCAAGCCGTGTTGTGCTAGGTACGTGTTAGTGCCGTGTAGTGTCGTGCCGCACGTTTGGACAACTATAGGCACTAGACACGGACGCAGGTGCGGTTGTATTGTGTTGTGCCGCGTTGGTTGCTCTCTTGCTCACCGTTGTGGGATCCCCGTCCATCTGTGAGGAGAATTGAAGAGAAGATCCAGCCCAATTTCTTCTCCTGGGGACATTTTTGCGACTCTCTTGCTTGAATAAGCTGCCCTTGTTGTAGGCTAATAAAGAGCTATGGAAGAAACTTTCTTCATCAAGGTATCTTATTTGGGAAATGGTAGCGCATGAACGCTAAATCATCATTATTTAGCGCGCTAAGTACACATATAGAGGTATATGATGGGATATATAATTATATTGGAGTCGACAAAGAGTACAATGTCAACAGCTCAACCAATAAGATATGGTATCTAATACGGATTTGATACGATCTTACGTGTTGTTTATCGTCTTCGtagctgtaaggatcaccggggtgtccgaccctagagggggaggggtgaatagggtcactaatcgctttttaacctagttCTCAaagtacttgcataagataaacctaacacgtcctatacatgctagttatgactaaggtttatctatgctactctctacttacccctaaaagacttgcaacctatagccaatcctaatcaaactaactaggaaagtaaaggcatgcaaaataaagtaaatgcggaaacgtaatatggtaagtaaagagataagtgcaagagagatgcaaactcccgagtagatacggtcatgtaacgtggttcggcacaaacgcctacgtccacgggacaccgaggctcttccgatcaccgtcttgcactacgccaccaaggcgatgccggcaagcaa from Panicum virgatum strain AP13 chromosome 9K, P.virgatum_v5, whole genome shotgun sequence encodes:
- the LOC120649191 gene encoding uncharacterized protein LOC120649191 isoform X2; translated protein: MAGSSGGTASSSRTVPENRFYSPPHVRRQQLQQRLQGQRSASPSLSPSPSPRSARQKPPPPPPGAIAVAVDASLDVDSRVDSDDSSSTTSSKPSVASAAATTTTAVEVNVTTVGAAAAEEAGNLERFLTSTTPSVPALYLPKTSSRLRQSDDAMDSRPYFCLRDLWESFMEWSAYGAGVPLVLNGRDSVIQYYVPYLSAIQLYADPSRPSSRNSSESSSENDVDRLQVSAVEATHRLENGGLQSDDGETNASSSFPVFEYLEKDPPYGREPLTDKVSTLADRFPALKTFKSCDLLPSSWMSVAWYPIYRIPTGPTLKDLDACFLTFHCLATPCKDCDPSTPACPGFGGIHRCANATGKLSLPIFGLAPYKFRASIWASDGTQERERVTLLMQEADSWLRRIQVNHPDFRFFASHFNTTRR
- the LOC120649191 gene encoding uncharacterized protein LOC120649191 isoform X3 — translated: MAGSSGGTASSSRTVPENRFYSPPHVRRQQLQQRLQGQRSASPSLSPSPSPRSARQKPPPPPPGAIAVAVDASLDVDSRVDSDDSSSTTSSKPSVASAAATTTTAVEVNVTTVGAAAAEEAGNLERFLTSTTPSVPALYLPKTSSRLRQSDDAMDSRPYFCLRDLWESFMEWSAYGAGVPLVLNGRDSVIQYYVPYLSAIQLYADPSRPSSRNSESSSENDVDRLQVSAVEATHRLENGGLQSDDGETNASSSFPVFEYLEKDPPYGREPLTDKVSTLADRFPALKTFKSCDLLPSSWMSVAWYPIYRIPTGPTLKDLDACFLTFHCLATPCKDCDPSTPACPGFGGIHRCANATGKLSLPIFGLAPYKFRASIWASDGTQERERVTLLMQEADSWLRRIQVNHPDFRFFASHFNTTRR